A single region of the Vicia villosa cultivar HV-30 ecotype Madison, WI linkage group LG4, Vvil1.0, whole genome shotgun sequence genome encodes:
- the LOC131595492 gene encoding indole-3-glycerol phosphate synthase, chloroplastic-like: MESLISLKAHFYTFPSFSSKPTATIPPTQLNTYRKNSLFTVSVRAQMDPNEASATTATSGESVVEALKVKEWEVGMFHNEVAATQGIKIRRRPPTGPPSHYVGPFQFLLQNEGNTPRNILEEIVWNKDKEVAQLKERKSLGMVYKALGNAPPVRDFIGALRAANERTGLPGLIAEVKKASPSRGILRENFDPVEIAQSYEKGGAACLSVLTDEKYFKGSFENLELIRNAGVKCPLLCKEFIIDAWQLYYARSKGADAVLLIAAILPDLDIKYMIKICKILGLTALVEVHDEREFDRVLGIEGVELIGINNRNLETFELDISTTKKLLEGERGKIIRERNIIMVGESGLFTPEDIAYVQEAGVRAVLVGESIVKQSDPGKGISNLFGKDISV; this comes from the exons ATGGAATCCTTGATTTCTCTTAAGGCTCACTTTTACACCTTTCCTTCCTTCTCATCCAAGCCCACTGCCACAATTCCTCCTACTCAACTCAACACTTACAGAAAAAACTCCCTTTTTACTGTTTCTGTTCGAGCACAG ATGGACCCGAATGAAGCTTCAGCTACAACAGCCACATCTGGTGAATCTGTGGTTGAAGCTCTCAAAGTAAAGGAATGGGAAGTAGGAATGTTTCATAACGAGGTTGCTGCTACCCAAGGTATCAAAATAAGGAGAAGGCCACCAACTGGACCCCCTTCTCATTATGTAGGACCTTTTCAATTCCTATTGCAGAACGAGGGAAATACACCGCGTAACATCTTGGAAGAGATTGTGTGGAACAAGGACAAAGAAGTTGCACag CTAAAAGAAAGAAAATCCCTTGGTATGGTTTATAAGGCCCTTGGAAATGCACCTCCTGTTAGAGATTTTATTGGGGCTCTAAGGGCGGCTAATGAACGAACTGGATTGCCTGGATTGATTGCTGAAGTCAAAAAGGCTTCACCAAGTAGAGGCATTTTGAGAGAAAACTTCGATCCA GTTGAAATTGCTCAATCTTATGAGAAAGGTGGAGCAGCATGTCTAAGTGTTCTGACAGATGAAAAGTACTTTAAG GGAAGCTTTGAAAATCTTGAGTTGATAAGAAATGCTGGAGTAAAG TGCCCTTTGTTATGCAAAGAATTCATCATAGATGCTTGGCAACTCTACTATGCTCGATCTAAAGGTGCAGATGCAGTCCTTCTAATTGCCGCTATTTTGCCTGATCTTGACATCAAGTACATGATTAAGATATGCAAAATACTTGGACTAACCGCTCTTGTTGAG GTGCACGATGAGAGGGAATTTGACCGTGTTCTTGGAATAGAGGGTGTTGAGCTTATAGGCATCAACAATCGCAATCTTG AAACATTTGAGTTAGATATCAGCACCACGAAGAAGCTTCTTGAAGGAGAGCGAGGCAAAATAATCCGTGAGAGAAACATAATT ATGGTAGGAGAATCTGGTTTGTTCACTCCTGAAGATATTGCCTATGTACAAGAAGCAGGAGTTAGAGCT GTTTTGGTGGGAGAGTCTATTGTGAAACAGAGTGATCCTGGAAAGGGTATTAGCAATCTGTTTGGCAAAGATATATCTGTTTGA
- the LOC131595487 gene encoding glutamine synthetase leaf isozyme, chloroplastic, translated as MAQILAPSTQWQMRITKTSPCATPITSKMWSSLVMKQNKKVARSAKFRVMAINSENGTINRVEDLLNLDITPFTDSIIAEYIWIGGTGIDVRSKSRTISKPVSHPSELPKWNYDGSSTGQAPGEDSEVILYPQAIFKDPFRGGNNILVVCDAYTPAGEPIPTNKRHKAAEIFSNPKVQAEIPWYGIEQEYTLLQTNVNWPLGWPVGGYPGPQGPYYCAAGADKSFGRDISDAHYKACIYAGINISGTNGEVMPGQWEYQVGPSVGIEAGDHIWASRYILERITEQAGVVLTLDPKPIEGDWNGAGCHTNYSTKSMREDGGFEVIKKAILNLSLRHKVHIEAYGEGNERRLTGKHETASINSFSWGVANRGCSIRVGRDTEKNGKGYLEDRRPASNMDPYVVTALLAESTLLWEPTLEAEALAAQKLALKV; from the exons ATGGCGCAGATTTTGGCACCTTCGACGCAATGGCAGATGAGAATCACGAAAACCTCTCCGTGTGCAACTCCGATCACATCAAAGATGTGGAGTTCTTTAGTTATGAAACAAAACAAGAAAGTTGCGCGTTCTGCTAAATTTAGAGTGATGGCAATCAACTCTGAAAATGGCACCATCAATAGGGTGGAGGATTTGCTTAATTTGGACATCACTCCGTTCACCGACAGCATAATTGCTGAGTACATATG GATTGGTGGAACAGGAATCGATGTGCGCAGCAAATCGAGG ACCATATCAAAACCTGTTTCGCATCCCTCTGAGCTCCCTAAGTGGAACTATGATGGATCTAGCACTGGACAAGCCCCTGGTGAAGACAGTGAAGTGATCCTATA TCCTCAAGCAATTTTCAAAGATCCTTTCCGCGGCGGAAACAATATTTTG GTCGTTTGCGATGCTTATACACCTGCAGGTGAGCCTATCCCTACAAACAAGAGACACAAAGctgctgaaatcttcagtaacccAAAGGTTCAGGCTGAAATTCCATG GTATGGGATAGAACAAGAGTACACTTTACTTCAAACAAATGT GAATTGGCCATTAGGTTGGCCTGTAGGTGGCTATCCCGGTCCTCAG GGTCCTTATTACTGTGCTGCCGGAGCAGATAAGTCATTTGGACGTGATATCTCTGATGCTCATTACAAGGCTTGTATATATGCTGGAATTAACATCAGTGGCACCAATGGAGAAGTTATGCCTGGACAG TGGGAGTATCAAGTTGGCCCTAGTGTAGGTATTGAAGCCGGTGATCATATCTGGGCTTCAAGATACATCCTTGAG AGAATTACTGAACAAGCTGGTGTTGTGCTAACTCTTGATCCAAAACCAATAGAG GGTGATTGGAATGGTGCAGGATGTCACACCAATTACAG TACAAAGAGCATGAGGGAAGATGGAGGATTTGAGGTGATAAAGAAGGCCATTTTGAACCTTTCCCTACGCCACAAGGTCCACATTGAAGCATACGGAGAAGGAAACGAAAGAAGGTTGACAGGAAAGCATGAGACAGCCAGCATTAACTCGTTTTCTTGG GGAGTGGCTAACCGGGGATGCTCAATCCGTGTGGGAAGAGACACCGAGAAGAACGGCAAAG GTTACTTGGAAGACAGGCGTCCGGCTTCGAACATGGATCCATATGTGGTAACAGCATTACTGGCAGAAAGTACATTATTGTGGGAACCAACTCTAGAGGCTGAAGCTCTTGCAGCTCAGAAGCTTGCATTAAAGGTCTAA
- the LOC131595494 gene encoding protein ABCI12, chloroplastic: MNCNHATLFCVSLPPPPPPPPPLNSTHAIFPNCHSPLLSVSNKTLLHTPKLKRKTILRIKASSKDDNSKSPPNWSKWIPTGSFAADKVFRLISSATASPIGQFVSSPTTFLHSIDPRVKLVWLLVLVVLPARSHIIMQFGLVAYLTLLSIWILPRNAWMDQLGRVYFLSALLFITLGLGSDGVPALVQPRTPPLAVTGIPNLPISLTGYSYVISKLGPLTFTRKGLSIGSTVACLTFTVFQSASLCLTTTTPEQLASALRWFMLPLRYIGVSVSEIVLTLLLSLRFISLVFDEVRNIAMGIVSRRVNWKQLTVMETIDIFFNYFRRIFKNIFSHAEQISQAMIARGFKGDVETHKIYFLSESSFGMGDVVSLLCLSVVIGAALLSDYYLV, encoded by the exons ATGAACTGTAACCATGCCACTCTCTTTTGCGTTTCTctcccaccaccaccaccaccaccaccaccactgaATTCAACTCATGCGATTTTCCCAAATTGCCATTCTCCACTCCTCTCTGTGTCAAACAAAACCCTTTTGCACACACCGAAGCTCAAGAGAAAAACGATTCTTAGAATCAAAGCTTCTTCGAAGGATGATAATTCTAAATCACCACCAAATTGGTCTAAGTGGATCCCCACAGGCTCTTTTGCTGCTGATAAAGTTTTCAGATTGATTTCCAGTGCTACCGCTAGTCCCATTGGACAGTTTGTTTCTTCCCCCACCACGTTTCTTCACTCTATTGATCCAAGGGTCAAATTG GTATGGCTTTTAGTTCTGGTTGTTCTACCGGCAAGGTCGCATATAAttatgcaatttggattagtagCGTACTTGACTTTGCTTTCAATTTGGATTCTACCAAGAAATGCTTGGATG GATCAATTGGGGCGAGTTTATTTTCTGTCGGCATTGTTATTCATAACATTAGGGCTTGGTTCAGATGGCGTGCCTGCACTTGTTCAGCCGAGAACTCCACCACTTGCGGTGACGGGGATTCCTAATCTTCCTATATCTTTAACAGGTTACTCATATGTAATCTCAAAATTAGGTCCATTAACCTTTACAAGGAAAGGATTATCTATAGGAAGCACGGTTGCATGTTTGACTTTTACA GTATTTCAAAGTGCAAGTCTCTGTCTCACAACCACAACACCTGAACAGCTAGCATCTGCTTTGCGATGGTTTATGCTTCCTCTGAGATACATAGGCGTATCTGTATCAGAAATTGTGCTTACCCTTTTACTGTCATTGAGATTTATCAGTCTTGTTTTTGACGAG GTCCGGAACATTGCTATGGGAATTGTATCTCGTAGAGTAAATTGGAAACAACTAACTGTTATGGAAACAATCGATA TTTTCTTTAACTACTTCCGTCGcatcttcaaaaatattttcagcCATGCAGAGCAAATTTCTCAG GCGATGATAGCTAGAGGTTTTAAAGGGGACGTTGAAACTCACAAAATTTATTTCTTGTCTGAATCATCTTTTGGGATGGGAGATGTCGTAAGTTTGTTGTGCTTGTCAGTTGTCATCGGAGCTGCTCTCCTGTCTGATTACTACCTTGTCTAA
- the LOC131595489 gene encoding F-box/kelch-repeat protein At3g23880-like, with protein sequence MAPSSDTDDSNDAVSSDPLTEETTATKRQRLNSSTGTLISPAPSSSEDSVHATMQLPTLPFEIMVEILSRLPVKFLVQLQSVCKSWKSLISDPKFAKKHLRVSTTRHHLLLIYANPSREFALAAYPLASVFTEVTATATQLEYPLNNRIEQIVDSCHGILCFALDQHFALLWNPSIRKFTQLPSLDNPKRKESYTIYGFGYDHVNDSYKVVAVWCYESDDGSYKTQVKVHALGTNAWRRIQDFPLGVPFEYSGKFVSGTINWLASRDSYSSWVIVSLDLEKESYQEFLQPDYGGVTVVTISLGVLRDCLCILSHSDTFSDVWLMTEYGNKDSWTKLFHVPYMGDVGSCPYTKALYVSEDEKVLLGCQSAGSGLVVYNARDGIFKPLGIQNINGWMVRKIYQESLISPCS encoded by the coding sequence ATGGCGCCAAGTAGTGATACAGATGATAGCAACGACGCCGTTTCATCTGATCCACTTACGGAGGAAACAACCGCCACCAAGAGGCAGCGTTTGAACTCCTCCACCGGAACCCTAATTTCGCCGGCACCATCTTCTTCCGAAGATTCCGTTCACGCGACGATGCAACTTCCCACTCTTCCGTTCGAGATTATGGTAGAAATTCTATCCAGGCTTCCCGTGAAGTTCCTCGTGCAACTCCAATCCGTCTGTAAGTCCTGGAAATCTCTCATCTCCGATCCCAAATTCGCCAAGAAGCACCTCCGTGTGTCAACAACGCGCCACCATCTCCTCCTAATCTACGCCAACCCCTCTCGCGAGTTTGCTCTTGCGGCTTATCCTCTCGCTTCCGTCTTCACCGAAGTGACAGCCACCGCCACACAGCTAGAGTACCCTCTGAACAATCGAATTGAACAAATTGTTGACTCTTGCCACGGTATCCTCTGTTTCGCACTCGATCAACATTTCGCTCTACTGTGGAATCCTTCCATTAGGAAATTTACACAATTGCCCTCTTTGGATAATCCAAAACGAAAGGAGAGTTACACAATATATGGATTTGGCTATGATCATGTCAATGACAGTTACAAGGTGGTGGCTGTTTGGTGCTATGAATCTGATGATGGCAGTTACAAAACTCAAGTGAAGGTTCATGCTTTGGGTACCAATGCTTGGAGAAGGATTCAGGATTTCCCTTTGGGTGTCCCTTTCGAATACTCAGGAAAATTCGTCAGTGGAACTATTAATTGGTTGGCATCTAGAGATTCATATTCTTCATGGGTCATTGTTTCTCTTGATTTGGAGAAGGAATCTTATCAAGAGTTTTTGCAGCCTGATTATGGAGGGGTGACTGTGGTTACTATATCTTTAGGGGTCTTGAGGGATTGCTTGTGCATACTTTCTCATAGTGATACTTTTTCAGATGTTTGGCTTATGACGGAGTATGGAAATAAAGATTCTTGGACTAAATTATTCCATGTTCCTTACATGGGAGATGTTGGGTCTTGTCCTTATACCAAGGCACTTTATGTTTCCGAGGATGAAAAGGTACTGCTGGGGTGTCAGTCTGCTGGGTCTGGGTTGGTTGTTTACAATGCAAGAGATGGTATTTTTAAACCTCTTGGAATTCAAAATATCAATGGTTGGATGGTTCGTAAAATCTATCAAGAGAGTTTGATATCACCTTGTTCTTAA